From the Cucumis sativus cultivar 9930 chromosome 5, Cucumber_9930_V3, whole genome shotgun sequence genome, the window TTCATAACATTACTACAATTACTAgcaaactaaataaaatatatatatataaattgaatatACCATCTTCTCATCGTTCTTCTTGTGTCCCTTTAATTATCATTCAAACCTTCTATAAactcaaattcttttattcttgaaagattatattaagtatttttatgtaattaattgtCATATTTGATCGTATTCATATCGCATATTAATACATGTGTTTGTGCTTTATAGAGTATTGGGCTTGGTGGGACAGTCTATGATACTCAGGATATGTTGTAGTTGCTCAGAGTCTTTTCTTGCTAAAACTCGTGAGGTGTTGGCAATTTCATATGGTCTTCACcttattagaaaatttatcGGTGAGCCTTGTTGGATTTGATTTAATGGAGAaagtgtttttattatttgaacttctcctttttgttttggtgAGATCATTTCTATCGAGGCTTATTCGTTTTGATGAGCTATTGAGAATTGTGAGCTTGAGTTATGCATGATAAAGTGGTTTATAATTTAGCAATCGTATTTACAGTTTCACTTTCTCCAtgagattattattattcttgattaaatttctctctttgtgTGAAACTGATAAGGATGAATATGAGTTTTACTTATATTTATTAGGgtttgtcaaaagaaaaagatcatttaaaatttgaaattgattttaggaaaaaaagttagaatggATTGAAATGAGAATTGATGTGAAAAGAATgggtaaaacaaaaaaaatatttttgagatTGAGTACCATTTattgcaaataaaaataaataaagtaaaataatattgtaatttctaAGAAATGAAGTCGTGATATCTAAGAACTATGCCAACTACTAGAATCCAACGGAACTATAATACCAAAGAGTACACGCCTTTTTAAATAACCAAAAGTAGTTGTTAGAAAGAGATATTTATACataccaaaattttgtaaactatCTACACAAATACCAAACCAAAGAATACTTCTCATCGTGGATTTCTTTATCCTTCTTTTCACCACTTCTTGTTTGTGGATTGATAtcctttgtttgtttttctattttgttgattctttctctctcttctcttttttctattcaacTAAAACTAATTGATGTTGGACTAGTTCTTACTCTTCaacttattcaaatttaaatttagagtttgtgatagatttctatcaCTTGTTACTAATAGACAATGATAAAACTATTTCATTCCCTCGTGAATGACATATCGAGAGGAAAAAATATCGTGTTCAATAGTATTCGCAGATATCATCATCAAAAGCGAGATATTTATTCcataatttattagataattataataggtagcaatttatgaataataattaagtatattgtaacattttttttaaaaaatggcaaatatagcaaattttatcgataatatatttctatcattgattcttatagtctatcaatgattgactaatattttcaacttctaCCGttgacaaattttgatatattttgttatgtttacacttttttttatgcaaatattttgtatttacgTTCTTGATCTGGGTTGCAAGAAATCTACAAAATTTGAGTAAGTAGTTTAAGACGGATGTggggtttttaaaaatcagtCCTCAGAAACCAATTTTTGTGACTTTAGaagagttttaaaatttgaataaacatAAAAGTCAAAATGAAACTGAAAACCTAAAcgtatgaaattttaaaacttagaatACATCATCCAGAATCGAAAAttgtagagaagaaaaagagatttccccccaaaagaaaaaaaataataataataagacgTCAAAATAGAATGATAAAGAAATAGATGAATaagtcaaataataataaattgaaaagaaaagaaaaaggaagtttGGTGAGAAAGTAAAAACGAATGAAAGATGGGAGGGAGCGTATGGTATAGTACTACGAccacaaagaaaacaagaagcAGCCACCGGCACTCGGCCTTTACCCTTAGGGGCTGCTCCTCCaaatccattttctttcttttttattattattatttggtcaATACTCCTCCCGTCTAAACCAAATCAACCTTGAAGATCCTCTCGATTCCGAATCAAATCTGTCGGATCTCACTTTCCAACTGTCacttttcaacattttcaatctTCCTTACATATAAAAACTCCTTCAATTCCTCCTCTCCTTCCTCAAATTCAatccctcttcttcttcttcttctccaattcatcctctctctttcattcttaCCTATTTTTCAGCTATTAGCTATGGTTGTTGCTGTTGAATCCACCCCTTTCCATGTTCTTGCTGTTGATGATAGCTTCATCGATCGCAAATTGATCGAACGCCTCCTCAAAACCTCTTCCTATCATGTTACTGCTGTTGATTCTGGAACTAAGGCCTTGGAATTTCTCGGTCTTGTTCAACATCACGATCAGCAAACGGACTCCAAAATCGCTCCTGATCAGAACCATCATCATCAAGTACGTTCCCTTCATTCCCTTCACTCCATTTCTCACCATtctactctttttctttctttctttctctaactTGAATTCTGTTTTCAGGAAGTGGATGTAAATTTAATCATCACGGATTACAGCATGCCTGGAATGAGTGGCTACGAACTCCTTAGAAAAATCAAGGTTTGccctaatttttcaatttcctcTTTTCTCCATTGCGAAATCTGAATCATCTAATCAATCGGTTACTAATAATTGGATGCTctgtaattaattttgcaGGAATCGAAATCTCTTAAAGACATACCGGTTGTGATTATGTCATCTGAGAATGTTCCTTCAAGAATCAACAGATGCTTGGAAGAAGGAGCTGAAGAATTCTTCCTCAAACCAGTTCAATTATCTGATGTCAGGAAATTGAGACCTCatttgattaaagaaaaatccacAAACAATTgacgaagaaaaagaagaacaagaatttcttcaacaactaatttttatttattttttattttagaaatccTGTAAAGAATTAGACCCCCAAAACTGACTTCTAGAGTTCTACACACACATTTTCTTGGGAAACTAACCCAATGTACAAAtctacttttcaattttgccTTCTAATTCaatgaaatcattttttcaaaaaataaattctttttcaattttatttttctttttcatatactctttagtttaattttatttttgttggagatgaaaccaaaaaattatGGAGAATCATTGTAAAATGGTGGATTGATGGTACAACGAAAATAAGTAATCCATggaattaaacatataatttagAGATCTTGATATGATTGGTGACCTGTTTCTaagaatatttacaaatttggttGTCCCCTAagtattttaagaaaaaaaaatgaaaattttgtaattggtgagttgtttttttaaaaaaaatttatatacaattgttttatataaagATATTGCATatattcttctctctcttcttttttttttcatattttcctcATTTGGGTTGGAGtgtatgatttgattttattaaaaaaataagaatcaaATTTCGAAAGAGATTTAGAAAGCAGATATGATTCCAAATGTTGTTAAATaatcacatttgaatttgattctttttgtttgtttgttttttcatttttccttttccaagtTGAGGAAATTACATTTAGATGCCCACTTGAGAAGCTAATTGATAATTTTGGCCCTTTCCTCTTTTTGTTTCTGACTTAATACATtaggtttaaaaaatgttcatattcaacaaataattattgcgatttttttttatggaagaaATTATTGGTCACACTCATGctatatttacttatttaccCTTTCTAGAAACTTGAGAATATAAAAACATGGccaaaattaacattttcgTCTTCAaacttgtttaatttaaatcttaatttatatattttttttatcggtctaattttattttcctatttttaataaattttaaatttactcggtcaatattagttttttttctaaaattacttaaataatacattttcaaagttaatagtaaaaatattgaaaaataagatataagtaaaaaacaataaactagtatatatgtgtgagtaagtttaagatttattaaaagttaaaactcaacaattaaaaaagtatataagttgaaattgaataaatttgtagtgactaaaataatatttcaacttaaaattaaactcttctttatttttcttctcattttgtGGATTTTGTGAATACAAATGTGGGATgtgatgaaaaataaaaagtaaaagatacATTCcatatatgttattttcttctaaaataaCAGTGAATTCTTGaccaaacttaaaaaaagaaaaataaatttgaaattctgTTTTCTTATGTACAAAGCCATAAATTTAGAAGAGAAATAGTGGTTTATTTGgcttaatatttaaattgaaaataaaaaattaaggttGAGTTCAGTAACTAgtatgttttttctattttgaaattaagtctataaactctactttttaatcttagattttttttgtttaagatttagaaaactaagctaaattttaaaaactaaataacaatagcttgtaaatatttttttttagaatttaagcAAATAATTTAACCATTATActcaataaaatccaaatCATTCTATCATTATatgaaatagagaaaaaaaacatgtttaactaaaaaaacttattgattatccaatagaactttaaaatatatattattcggAATAAATGAAAGTGTAGGTACACATTATACGAATTTACTTTATAACTTTGACCGTAAGAGACAgatacaaaaattttatataggaGGCACCagacactatataataaatatgttaaaaaaatatattgacgTTTCACTATGTTTCAATAACATTCACGAAATTTATAGCAATAAAGAAGGACCGACTATTTCCGCATGATTTTTTGTAACGTAAAAtatgtcaatttaaaatttgcataaaaaaagaatgaataacgaataatatattttttataaaatattgtagaaaaagataaagtttgaataaacaatacattaaaattaaatttaatatatattatggaTAACCTTGTGCTTACGTCGCGGAGATATGAAATTACCAAAATGACCAACCACTCACCGGCTTTTTACTTCTGTTTCGCTTCAACATCCACTTCGCTGTCATTTCAAGGTTTTGGCCgattgctttcttttctttcttcctttgaGACTTCTCTTCTCCGATTCTGCCcaactttcaaattctttcaattaatttttgagtGAGTGTTTTCtttgc encodes:
- the LOC101210839 gene encoding two-component response regulator ORR10; the encoded protein is MVVAVESTPFHVLAVDDSFIDRKLIERLLKTSSYHVTAVDSGTKALEFLGLVQHHDQQTDSKIAPDQNHHHQEVDVNLIITDYSMPGMSGYELLRKIKESKSLKDIPVVIMSSENVPSRINRCLEEGAEEFFLKPVQLSDVRKLRPHLIKEKSTNN